The genomic DNA AGATCTTGTCATCGGTCGTGACCGTATCAACGGGTTGAGGAGCTTCGATTGCAGATTCTTTTGCTTCGATGGCCGTGGGAGTTCCCTGTTGGGGTGGTGAAGGTTTAAAGAGAAGGAAGAGGAACAGGGCCGCAGCGCCTGCCAGGATGAAAAGGAGAGTCCGGTATTTCTCAAATAAGTGTACCAAGAGATCACCTCTTATGGGGAATATTGATCGTGGCCTTACTAGAGGAGGAGGAAGAATTGCCGTGGTACATGTTCCATTCGACACCATGTGAGAAAATCCTGCTTTTTCCCTGAAAAATAAAAAAACCCGATGATGCGATGATCATCAGGCTTCCGTATTCTTCACGCATGTAAAGAAAATGCGTTCACTGTCTTCTGTTGGAGACTCATCACGGTAATCTGCCGTGATTTCCTTCACGATGAATCCTGCTTCCTCGAGCCAGGCTTGATAGCGCTCGACCGGATACGTCCTTTGTTTGTGAAGCTCTTCCACCCTCTCATAGAGACCGGTCGCTTCCTGACGCACAAAGAAGGTCAGTTCGTGCTCGACGCTATGGGGATATTCACCTTTGAAGCTTTCCCAGATATACGAAACCTCTTCGTCGGTCAAGGTGAAGCTTGATTCCATGAAGATCTCATCCATCTTGAAGAGGGAGTGGACATCAAACAAGAAGACACCATCCTGCTCTAGATGAGCATGGACGCTCTTGAACGTATCCTTCACACTTTCCTCGGTCTCCAGGTAGTTCAAGGAGTCACAAAAGATGGTCACGACATCATAGGAACCGAGCCCATCAAGGGCGGACATATCCTGATTGAAGAGCGGAAGGGCGACGCCCCTGCGTTCCGCCTTCTCCCTGGCGACCATGAGCATGTCTGAGGATAAATCCACACCGGTGACGTCATAACCGGATTCTATGAGTTTCAGTGAAATCTCGCCCGTCCCACAGGCGATGTCAAGGACCCTGTTGCCGCCATTACTATACCGTTCACCATGTGTCCGGAGGAAATCAACCCATCCATCATACGGAACATCTTCCATGAGGTGATCATATATGTAGGCAAATCCTTCATAGCTCATGGGTCAGCTTTGTTCTACTTCTACCAATGAAGCATCTCCCCACAGGCGCTCAAGGTTGTAGTAGCCCCTCTCATCTTTGTGGAACACGTGGGCAACGACATCCCCAAGGTCGACAAGGATCCAGCGGGCCTGGTCGAACCCTTCCAAACGGCGTACTGTGTGGCCGTTTTCTTCAGCTGTATCCTTCAGTTCCCGGGCAATGGCCTGTACCTGTTTATCAGAGTTCCCGTGGCAGATAAGGAAATAATCCGCAATGAGGGAAACACCCTTCATATCAAGGACCACGATATCTTCTGCTCGTTTATCATCTGCGGCTTTGTAAGCCAATTCTACTAATGTCTGTTCCATACTAACTCCTCCTATCGAAGATCAATCCGTTATAAAATCTGAATGTGTCCGGATGAATCGCCTGGTTCTTTTTCATTAAGAATGTCATGGTATTGCGCAGTGAAGCGATCAGCGCTTCGTCAAGGGATGTTTCTGCCATCGCCCTGACCTCCTCTACACCTGGAAACTGACGGTTCGGTTCAATGTAATCAGCAAGATAAACGACCTTATCAAGGACGGTCATCTTCCTCTTACCGGATGTATGATTCCGTATTGCCTCCAACACTTCGTCATCATCGATGCCTACTTCTTTTTCAACAAGATAAGCGCCGACGGGTGCATGCCATAGCTCCGCATTATAGTCCAGAAGATCGTCACCCAGGTGATGAGAAAGGATGATTTCTTTCATCTCATCTTTGTCCCTGAACTTGGCATAGTCGTGAAAGATGGCCGCAACCTCTGCCTTTTTCACATCGGCGTCGTATTTTGCAGCAAGGTGAATGGCGGTTTCCATCACACCGCATGTGTGAATGTACCGATGTTCCGTTAAATGTTCTTTCACGATCGAAAGGGCTTCTTCCCTATTCATACAGTTTCTCCCCCTTTATCAATCGATAGACGTCATCTGGAACAAGATAGCGGAATGACCGCTTGTCTTTCGCAAGGTTTCTGATCGTGGATGAAGAAATGTCGATGGCGGGAATATCCAATGACGTTATCTCATATGGACTGTCAGTAGAATATTGTGGACGGTTTACACCAATGAACGTGATGGTTGAGAGCAATTCATCGATTTCCTTCCAGTTGGGAAGGTATTCGACCATGTCCCCACCGATGATGAAGGAGAATTCATGGTGAGGATACTTTTCCCTCAGAAGCCTCATCGTTTCATACGTGTAGGAAGGGCCTTCCCTCTCCAGCTCGATCGACTCGACCCTGAAGTGGGGATGCCCCTTGATTGCTTCCTTGATCATGGTCACGCGCTGAATAGCCGTCACATTGCTCTCCATCACTTTATGGGGAGGGACCGCGTTCGGCATGAACCAGACTTCGTCCAACCCGGCTTGATCCCTTACCTGTTCGGCCACGATAAGATGACCCATATGGGGCGGATTGAATGTACCGCCCAAAATCCCGATCTTCATGTTCATCACGACCTTATCTTGGAAGGATTATCGCCTTGTTTTCTTTAGATTCCTTATAAAGGACGACCGTATGGCCGATGAGCTGTACAAGCTCTGCCCTCGCTCCTTTTGAAAGGGCCTTCGCAACGTCATGCTTGTCCATTTCACAGTTCTGCAGGATGCTTACTTTCAGCAGTTCCCTCGCTTCAAGAGCTTCTCCGATTTGGTTGATCATATTCTCATTCACTCCGCCCTTGCCGACCTGGAAGATCGGGTTCAAATGATGGGCTTGTGACCGTAGATATCTTTTCTGTTTACCTGTTAACATGTTGACCTCCTAGTTGCTTTAGAACAATTTTTTTCATAGTTTCTGTATCAGGGGTGACCCCCGTCCACTTCTCAAACGCCAGTGCCCCCTGGTGAACAAACATTTCGAGACCATTCTGCGTTTGAGCCCCAAGCTCCCGTGCCCGTTTCATGATGGCCGTTTCAAGGGGGTTATAGATGATGTCACTGAACAGGGATCCCTCCTTCACCGAATCGAAGGTGAGCGGGGAGTGATCGACATCGGGACTCATCCCGATTGAAGTCGTCTGGATGACGATGTCATACCTGTTGACCACATCCCCCGCGTCATCCATGGGGATGTAAGAAGACGAGATGGCAAACGGACAGGCTTCCATCATATCGGCTGCCCTTGCTTCGGTGCGATTGGCGATATCAATATGCTTGACGCCAATGGAGGCAAGGCTGTAGAAGATGGCCTTGGCGGCCCCCCCTGCCCCGAGCATCAAGACGGACTTGTCTGTCAAATTGCCCCTCAGTGCCTGCTGCAACCCCTGTACATATCCCGGTCCATCAGTATTGTACCCTGTCAGCACCCCATCATCGTTCACGATTGTGTTGACCGCACCGATGGCTTTCGCGAGGGGATCGATGCGATCAAGGAGCTCCATCACGGCGACTTTGTGGGGCACCGTGATGTTCATTCCGCGGATCCCAAGTGCTCTTATGCCTCCGATGGCCTGCGGAAGGGCATCAGGGGTGACGTGGAATTTCATATACGTGCCTTCGAGCCCGGAATCCTCCAGTGCTGCTTGATGCATGACCGGGGACATGGAATGGGCGATGGGGTCACCGATGACCCCGTATAAGTGATTCATGTTAATCCCCCTAGATCAATGATTTTCTCAGGAAGACGCTGACCCCTTTCGGTACATGGGCAGCGATGTAAGCTCCCGGTTCGTTCACCGTGATCCAACCAAGTCCGGAAAACACGATATCGGTCTTCCCTTCCTTGATCTTGAATTCATGCTTCACAAGCTCAGGGAACGTATCCATATCCTCGATGCGGGGTGGCTGAAGCAGCTCACCGGCATGATTCTTATAGAGCTCGTCTGCTTTTTCCACCTTCGTCCGGTGGATATTCAGCTCATTGGAGAAATAGCAGGTGAATGCCTGACGGTCTCCCTTCAGGAAATCGAAACGGGAAAGCCCGCCAAAGAATAGAGTTTGCTCCGGATTCAACTGGAACGTCCTCGGCTTGATTTCCTTCTTCGGTGTGATGATCTTCAAATCACCCTTGTTCACATAGTGGGCCATCTGGTGATGATTGATGATTCCCGGTGTATCAATCAGGTATTCGTCTTCCCCAAGTGGAATTTGGATCATATCCAGGGTTGTTCCCGGGAAATGCGATGTAGTGATGACGTCCTGTTCCCCTGAAACCTGCTTGATGATGCGGTTGATGAACGTGGACTTCCCTACGTTGGTACATCCGACCACATACACATCACGGCCTTCACGGTACTCTTCGATGGCCTGGATCGTTTCTTCGATTCCCTGGCCGCGCGAAGCACTCACCAATTTAACATCGACGGGCTTCAGTCCGAGCTGTTTCGCTTCATGCTTCATCCACTGGGTAAGCTTTGAATGCTTGACCGATTTAGGAAGAAGATCGGCTTTATTTCCCACAAGGAGAATCGGATTCGAACCGACAAAGCGGTGAAGCCCGGGAAGCCAGCTGCCGTTGAAATCAAAGATATCAACGACTTTGACGATCAACCCTTCTGAATCGCCTATTTCATTGAGGATTTTCAGGAAGTCGTCATCCGTAAGGGGAACGTCCTGCACCTCATTATAATGCTTCAGCTTGAAACAGCGCTGACAGATGACTTCATCCTTCTTCAAGGAAGATGGGGGTGCATACCCCAATCCTTCCTTGTCTTCCGTCTGAATCTCGACTCCGCAGCCTATACATACAACTTGACTCACTTTTTATCCTCCCAACCGATCATGCCTTTTCGTTTGAAGAAGTTCATGATCCTTCTCTCGACTTTGCGATTAAATTTCGTCATAAATCCGTCCGACTGTGCCACAGGAACGACCAGAATGGTATGAAAGCCGCTCCGGTTCCCCCCAAGCACGTCAGTGAGCAGCTGATCGCCGATCACGACCGTCTCCTCTTTCCTGACATCCATCTGCCTGATCGCCCGTTTGAATGCCCGTCCCATCGGCTTGCGCGCCTGGAAAATGAACGGGACACCGAGGGGATCGGCAAAAGACCCCACGCGCATCCTATTATTATTGGAAACGATCGTCACAAGGATCCCATGTTCCTGCATCTCCTTGAACCATTGGATCAGCTTCGGGGTGGCATTCGGGCGGTCCCACTCGACCAAAGTATTGTCAAGGTCCGTGATGATTGCCTTGATTCCTTTTTCTTTCAGATCCTCCGGCCGGATCGCAAATATATCCTGTACCTGTTCATCAGGCAAAAATTGTTTTAACAAAGCAAACACCTCATATTTATAGTCATTTGACATCTGGGTCTTCCGCACGCTTACTGTATAACAGATTAATGATAACCAATTTCCCCATGACTTTCAAAGTAAACCCGCATGTATTCATTGGAAAGGGAAAATATGTGAGGAAAATCAAATATTTTTCGACAAAATTCAACTTTGCTCTCGACTGTGGATAACGTTATACACATTATTCACTTACGAATCACCCAATATTTTACCAGTTGTATACAGGTTAACCACAAGATATCCACGGAGACATGTGGATAAAGGAACAGTTGTTCTGTCAATTTAAATTTGGTAAAGTTTAGTTACAGCAAGAGCACGGTAGTAAAAGTATGGGAGGTGGAATCATGAGGAAATTATCCGATGAATTGTTGATCGATTCCTATTACAAGGCAAGAGAATTAAATCTTAGCAAAGAATTCATTCGCCTCATCGAAATGGAAATTCACCGACGTTCCCTTACGAATAAAATCAAGGCTTCATCTTAATACGGATAAACGGGACGGATGCTCATCCGTCCCGTTTATTTTGACATGAAGCTCCCCAAATGTTCCCCTACCCTTACTTCCCGCGGGGTATTGTCTTCGTCGAAGGAGAAGCGCCCTTTTTCAAACAATAGGATCACCGTGGACCCAAAGCTGAAGTAAGCGACTTCCTCGCCCTGAATCCACTCGTTCCGATCCACGACGTAATCAACACTGTTAACGAACATGGCCCCAACTTTGACGACTGCCATCCTTCCTCCTGGATGACGCAGTTCCGTAATGGATCGATAATTCTTTGATAAGGTTTCCTTTCCGTACCGGAGACCGAGTTCGTTGACGGGATAAGAATGGTTCCCGAGCTCCCACCTGCCGATGACCTCTCCACTTGCCGGGCAGTGGATGCGATGGTAATTCGCAGGGCTCAGGTAAAATACGGCGAAGGATCCCCCCATGAACGGTGCTGCTTTCTCATCAGAACCCAACATATCCAGGATGGAGTACAGCTTGCCTTTCACCGTTACTTCCAGCTGATTCGAGATTACACCGGTTTCTGCCATGACACCGTCCACGGGACTGACCACAGAGGCCTCCCCTGCCTGGATCGTCCGTGCGCCCGGTTTCAGTCTGCGGATGAAGAATTCATGAAGACTCGGATAGAGTTCGATGGACTTCTCCATTTCTTCCGTATTGATCCCGTAGGTTTTGGCAAACGAAGGAATCAGCTTCCTGCTTACTTTTGATCGGACAAACCGACGGAGCAAAAAGGAGGACCACTTTTTGTTTGTCAGTTCGATGCACAACCGGTAAAGAGATTGCTTCAACAACTTCCAACTCCTTTATCATCAAAGGGATGGGCACAGCCCAAAAGTCCCAGACATTTGAAAAAAAGTACGATTTTTGAAAATCCCCTAACGTTCACAGTTTAATAAGTATATAATAAAACAATGTCATATACTATATCTTATATTATCTTTTTCTTTGAATAAGGAGTGAGGTTCATTGTTTCTCTCCGAAGCACTTGATCAAACCGTAAAAAAACTGAAAGCCCATGCAGCCAATTTCGTGACATTGCTCAACCTGTCCCTTGGTGGATTCGCCATCGTCTCTGTCCTGCATAATCAGCCTCATCAGGCCTTATTATTCATCTTCATCGCTGCTCTCACCGACCGTTTCGACGGGATGGTGGCCAGGAAGCTGAACGTAGAGTCAGATCTTGGTAAGCAGCTCGACTCCATGAGCGACATCGTTTCATTCGGGGTTGCACCAGCTGTACTCATGTACTACGCCGCGCTCCAGTCATTGGGCGTGGTCGGGGCATTCTTCATGATTTTCTATATCGGCTGCGGCGCCTACCGACTTGCCCGCTTCAATATCACCGATAATGCCGGTTACTTTACAGGGCTTCCCATCACGGCTGCAGGCTGCCTTGTGACCCTATCATATCTAGCCATTCCCCATGTACCGGTTGGGATCATCCTGACGACCATGATCCTAATGTCCCTTTTGATGGTCAGCCCGTTCACCATCAAAAAAGTATGATAACCATTATATGAACAAAAAAAGAATCCCCGGTTCATACGTGAACCGGGGATCCTTTTTTATACGTATCATACCATGGTACATCCCCGCCGAAGGAGCACCGCGGTAGCACCTATTGATCAGCAACAGCAGCTGGTATAGTACCACCAGCCTCCGAAAAGGAAAAGCAAGATCAACAGGATGACACCGAGGGCGAACAGATAGCCGCCTCCACCGTAGTAACCTGGATAGCCCGGTCCATAGCATGGATATCCGTACATGGGTTTCCCCCCTCCCGTTCTTCCTGTAGGTAGTATATGTAGGTTTGGGACCTACGGATATAGGCGTTTCACCAATTCCCCTGTCGTTTTCCTTTTCCTTAACCTTCTCAAAGAATTGCTTTTCACAAATCACATTGGGAAGCTTACATTCGTGGATGGTTATAAATAATTCCCATTGAAGACCATGCTTCTTTGTATAAGATGAACCTTTCACAATACTGATTTCCTTTTTTATCCTTACAGCGTATACTCTTGGTAAACTTGATTCCGGTATAAGGAGTGGAGATTGATAAGAAACCTATTTTTTTCTGCTTTAGGGTCTATGATTATTGCAGGGATCCTGCTCATTTTTCAACATGCTGACCATTACGTTTTGTACACTGTATCAACAGCCATCTGCGTGTCCATTGCAGTGAATGGCCTGGTGATCTGTTACCTTTCCCGTTCCTCCTTTAACAGATCCTCTATGTATTCAACCGTCGTCTTTAACGGGCTTTTCACCGGAATGATCGGATTAATCATCCTTCACTTTTACGATGCCCCATTTGTGCAGGATGCGGTGGACCTACTGACTCCTTATATCACGTTGTTCTTCCTTTCTTGCTTGCATGTCATCATCATGCTGGTCATGATCAAATTGAATCCAAAACTTGTGTAAAAACTCTTTCCACAGCTATTCATTAAATCCCTTTCCCCTTACTTCCAAAGGACATGCAAGAGACCCCGATCGCTAACATAGGTATGGGTTATAGGCAAAAGTCCTTTTGGAGGTGGAACCATGTCTGGAGTTCTGACAGCGCTCGGCTATTTCGTGAAAGAATTGTTCTTCCTTGTTTCCTACGTAAAGAATAACGCCTTTCCACAACCGCTATCGGCAGCAGAGGAACGGAAATACTTACGGCTCATGGCTGAAGGTGATGAGCACGCGAGAAATATGCTGATCGAGCATAATTTAAGGCTCGTGGCACATATCGTGAAGAAATTCGAAAACACCGGAGAAGACCCTGAAGACCTCATCTCCATCGGCACGATCGGGCTGATCAAGGCGATCGAGAGCTATTCCGAGGGTAAGGGAACGAAGCTTGCCACCTATGCTGCCCGTTGTATCGAGAATGAGATTCTTATGCATCTCAGGGCACTCAAGAAAACGAAAAAGGATATCTCCCTTCACGATCCGATTGGTCAGGATAAAGAAGGGAATGAGATCAGCCTCATCGATATCCTTAAATCGGAAGCCGATGATGTGATCGATACGATCCAGCTCAGCATGGAACTGGAGAAGGTCCGGAAATACATCTGCGTCCTGGATGACCGGGAAAAAGAGGTCATCGTCGGCCGTTTCGGCCTTGATTTAAAAGAGGAGAAAACCCAGCGGGAGATCGCCAAGGAATTGAACATCTCGAGGAGCTATGTGTCCCGGATCGAAAAACGGGCCTTGATGAAGATGTTCCATGAGTTTTACCGAGAGGAAAAAGAGAAACGGGGAAAATGATCATTCTATAAGAAAAAGCCCGCCGGGATCGTCTAAATGACGGTCTTGGCGGGCTTTTCACTGTCGTTGATTCAGAACTGGATTTTCGAACCCTTCTCCAGGCGCTGGATCTGCTCTTCCCCTGTTGCGGCGAGCTCCTTGAACTGGTTGATTGTTTCCCGCATCTGCGGAAGGGCCTCTCGCTTGTAGGTGGAGATCGAATCCATGGCTTCGATGACATCGCTGAAGGCGGTCTTGAGGGTGTCGACGGAGATATTTGCTTCCATCGCCTGCTTCTGGATGGCGGTCCCTTGGTCTTTCAGCATTTTCGAAGTCCCGGCTATGATCGTATTCGTCGTCGCGTTCAGTGCCTCGATCTTCTTGAGGACAATTTTTTGATTGTACAGGGCACTTGCGACGGTCACGCCGATCCTGAGGGCGGAGATGGTGACTGTTTTCGCCCGGTCGACGCCGCGGATGAGCTCCCGGTTGTTCCTCACAACCATTTCATAGGCGATGATTCCCTGCTGATTGACGACGAGCATCGTGTTCAGGTCCATGACCCGCTGTCGGAGGGGGAATAGGATCTCCTCTTCAATGAACCGTACCCGATCGGGATCTTCCCCCTTCTCACGTGCCACTTCCACCTGTGCGGCGATGGAGGCATCCATGAGGGAACCGAGTTCGATTTCCTTCTGAAGCACCTTGGTCAGATCCCTGAGGGCGTGTTGTTCAATTTCAAGGGTCGTATTATCATTTTTCAGGACGTTCCTGCCCTTTTCCAGTGATTCGACGATATCGGATATGACGGTGTCGGCTTTCTGATACTTGGCGAAGTAGGCCCGCATGGGATTGAACAGCTTCCCGAGGAGTCCCGTCTTGGCAAAATCGATCATGCTCGGGTCGAGGTCCTTGATTTCGATTTGAAGGTCGCTCAGCCCTTTGGCCACCTGTCCGCCTTCATCACCCGTCTTCGATAGATTTCCCACTGATACCTGCAGGAGGGCATTTTTGCTCGAAGACGATCGCAGGGTGTTCATCCCGAAAGAATCGATGGAAGCAAGGATTTCCTTTTTCTTCTCAAGGGAATTGAGATCGAGGTTCAGGACCGCCTGGACGTTCGCTTCCGCCGCTTCTTGAAGCTTCCTTACCTCCTCAGGCACGGGTTTGACCTCTTGTTCGATTACCTTTTTCACTTCTTCTTGTGTGGTCACACTCATGGAAAAGCTCATACAATCCCCTCCTATAATTGGACGTTGAACAGATTTCGGATCTTGTAGACGACGTCGTCGGTATCGGCATTGATGCTGGCGGCCTCATTGATGGATGAAATGGTTTCGAGCGCCTTGAGGTCCGCGTTATACCCGATTGTATACACCGGGATTTTGTATGCTTCGATCAGGGGGCGGACGGCTTTCAATGAATTCCCCTGATTCGTATCCCCGTCGCTCAACACGAAGATGAGGGGGCGTGTATCCGGATTCTTCCCGAGCTCATCCTGGAGCATCTTCATGGCCACCACGATTCCGTCATAGGTGGCCGTACCGCCATTGGCCTGCAGGCTTTCCACAGCCCCGACGAATTCGGATTGCTGATTCACATCGAATTTTTTGATCGGCATATTGATGGCCACATCATCCGAATAACTGACCAGACCGATTGAATTGTCTTTCCCAAGATACTTTTGTCCTTTGAGGAGAGACTCTTTCAGCTTATTAAGCGATTCCCCGTCCATGCTTCCCGATACGTCCGCTACGAAAACGGCGGCAATCGACTGGGTGCCATTCTTTTTTTCCTTCCAAATCTTCTGGGCGGAGGTTATGGTGCTTCCGTCTAGAGGCTTCATTTCGGACTGATACTCTTCCAAACCGTTGAAGCCATCCTTTTTGGCAAGCTCCTTGTAACGGTCCTGCTTGGCGAATTGAGCGAACTCTTCAAGCACTTTGACCTTTTCTGCAGAGAGCTCCCCAAGGGCATATAACGGGTTATCGTGTCTGACACCGAACGGCACGAATTCATAGGAATCTTTGAGATCGGAAGCGTTCGTATAAGTCTGATATTCAAGTACGAATCCATCCAGCATCCCTGACTTGGCTGCTTCCCTCATTTGCAGGGTCGTAGAGGCTGTGAAAGGGACATTGGCCTGGAATGATTCAAATCCCTTCACGGCATCGTCACTCAGGACGTTTTTGTTGTCGAAAGTATTGAGGCCGGTGATAAGGAAGTTCAATCCCGTGGAGCTTGCGAACGGATCGGTATACCCCATGGCGAATTCATCCTCGGTCATGGCTTCCAATATGGTCTTCGCATTCACGGACCCGTACTTCTCGATGAGCTGATCATGTTTTTTCTTTGAGATCACGATGCCTGGCACATTCCCGACAAGGCGCTTTTCGATCAGGTGGGACTCCACTCCGGAGGCTTTGACCATTTCCCCCCACAGTTCATTGGAAGGAGCGAAGGCGTCAGGAACGCTTTTCCCTGATGTGATGTACTCTGTCGCCGTCCCGGATGCGATACTGCGGATGGTGACCTGACCCGATGCGCCCGAGGCATTGAAGTCTTCCGCTACTTTATTCAGCCATCCTTCCTTCCCCTTCCCGGATTTTTCTGTAGAGGAAAAGATTTCGACCGTTGTATTCCCCGTTCCCTCTACGGTAAGAGGGAATTTCGAGATATCCGGAAGCTCGGAAGCTGCATCCGCCGGGTCGAGATCGATTTGACCTTTGATCGGCTTTTCTTTCGTCACGTCAATCTTACCGTATAGTTCATCCAGCTGTTTATCTGCACTTTCTGCCGTGATCTGCTTATCGGTTTTCCCGAGGTTGGAGGTGAGTTTGATCCCGAAGAAGACACCACCGAAGACCAACAGGACGATTAGACCGGAAACGAGCAGGAATTTTCCTTTTTTCATCATGCGTTTCCCCTTTTCTTTATGTTTTATAGAGCTTTGTCTGATTGATGAGGGAATGGATTTCCTTCAT from Rossellomorea marisflavi includes the following:
- the aroE gene encoding shikimate dehydrogenase; the protein is MNHLYGVIGDPIAHSMSPVMHQAALEDSGLEGTYMKFHVTPDALPQAIGGIRALGIRGMNITVPHKVAVMELLDRIDPLAKAIGAVNTIVNDDGVLTGYNTDGPGYVQGLQQALRGNLTDKSVLMLGAGGAAKAIFYSLASIGVKHIDIANRTEARAADMMEACPFAISSSYIPMDDAGDVVNRYDIVIQTTSIGMSPDVDHSPLTFDSVKEGSLFSDIIYNPLETAIMKRARELGAQTQNGLEMFVHQGALAFEKWTGVTPDTETMKKIVLKQLGGQHVNR
- the yhbY gene encoding ribosome assembly RNA-binding protein YhbY, giving the protein MLTGKQKRYLRSQAHHLNPIFQVGKGGVNENMINQIGEALEARELLKVSILQNCEMDKHDVAKALSKGARAELVQLIGHTVVLYKESKENKAIILPR
- a CDS encoding YqeG family HAD IIIA-type phosphatase, translating into MSNDYKYEVFALLKQFLPDEQVQDIFAIRPEDLKEKGIKAIITDLDNTLVEWDRPNATPKLIQWFKEMQEHGILVTIVSNNNRMRVGSFADPLGVPFIFQARKPMGRAFKRAIRQMDVRKEETVVIGDQLLTDVLGGNRSGFHTILVVPVAQSDGFMTKFNRKVERRIMNFFKRKGMIGWEDKK
- a CDS encoding sporulation histidine kinase inhibitor Sda translates to MRKLSDELLIDSYYKARELNLSKEFIRLIEMEIHRRSLTNKIKASS
- the pssA gene encoding CDP-diacylglycerol--serine O-phosphatidyltransferase — its product is MFLSEALDQTVKKLKAHAANFVTLLNLSLGGFAIVSVLHNQPHQALLFIFIAALTDRFDGMVARKLNVESDLGKQLDSMSDIVSFGVAPAVLMYYAALQSLGVVGAFFMIFYIGCGAYRLARFNITDNAGYFTGLPITAAGCLVTLSYLAIPHVPVGIILTTMILMSLLMVSPFTIKKV
- a CDS encoding nicotinate-nucleotide adenylyltransferase, encoding MKIGILGGTFNPPHMGHLIVAEQVRDQAGLDEVWFMPNAVPPHKVMESNVTAIQRVTMIKEAIKGHPHFRVESIELEREGPSYTYETMRLLREKYPHHEFSFIIGGDMVEYLPNWKEIDELLSTITFIGVNRPQYSTDSPYEITSLDIPAIDISSSTIRNLAKDKRSFRYLVPDDVYRLIKGEKLYE
- a CDS encoding phosphatidylserine decarboxylase; the encoded protein is MKQSLYRLCIELTNKKWSSFLLRRFVRSKVSRKLIPSFAKTYGINTEEMEKSIELYPSLHEFFIRRLKPGARTIQAGEASVVSPVDGVMAETGVISNQLEVTVKGKLYSILDMLGSDEKAAPFMGGSFAVFYLSPANYHRIHCPASGEVIGRWELGNHSYPVNELGLRYGKETLSKNYRSITELRHPGGRMAVVKVGAMFVNSVDYVVDRNEWIQGEEVAYFSFGSTVILLFEKGRFSFDEDNTPREVRVGEHLGSFMSK
- the rsfS gene encoding ribosome silencing factor, which encodes MEQTLVELAYKAADDKRAEDIVVLDMKGVSLIADYFLICHGNSDKQVQAIARELKDTAEENGHTVRRLEGFDQARWILVDLGDVVAHVFHKDERGYYNLERLWGDASLVEVEQS
- a CDS encoding toxic anion resistance protein, which translates into the protein MSFSMSVTTQEEVKKVIEQEVKPVPEEVRKLQEAAEANVQAVLNLDLNSLEKKKEILASIDSFGMNTLRSSSSKNALLQVSVGNLSKTGDEGGQVAKGLSDLQIEIKDLDPSMIDFAKTGLLGKLFNPMRAYFAKYQKADTVISDIVESLEKGRNVLKNDNTTLEIEQHALRDLTKVLQKEIELGSLMDASIAAQVEVAREKGEDPDRVRFIEEEILFPLRQRVMDLNTMLVVNQQGIIAYEMVVRNNRELIRGVDRAKTVTISALRIGVTVASALYNQKIVLKKIEALNATTNTIIAGTSKMLKDQGTAIQKQAMEANISVDTLKTAFSDVIEAMDSISTYKREALPQMRETINQFKELAATGEEQIQRLEKGSKIQF
- the yqeH gene encoding ribosome biogenesis GTPase YqeH: MSQVVCIGCGVEIQTEDKEGLGYAPPSSLKKDEVICQRCFKLKHYNEVQDVPLTDDDFLKILNEIGDSEGLIVKVVDIFDFNGSWLPGLHRFVGSNPILLVGNKADLLPKSVKHSKLTQWMKHEAKQLGLKPVDVKLVSASRGQGIEETIQAIEEYREGRDVYVVGCTNVGKSTFINRIIKQVSGEQDVITTSHFPGTTLDMIQIPLGEDEYLIDTPGIINHHQMAHYVNKGDLKIITPKKEIKPRTFQLNPEQTLFFGGLSRFDFLKGDRQAFTCYFSNELNIHRTKVEKADELYKNHAGELLQPPRIEDMDTFPELVKHEFKIKEGKTDIVFSGLGWITVNEPGAYIAAHVPKGVSVFLRKSLI
- the sigK gene encoding RNA polymerase sporulation sigma factor SigK, coding for MSGVLTALGYFVKELFFLVSYVKNNAFPQPLSAAEERKYLRLMAEGDEHARNMLIEHNLRLVAHIVKKFENTGEDPEDLISIGTIGLIKAIESYSEGKGTKLATYAARCIENEILMHLRALKKTKKDISLHDPIGQDKEGNEISLIDILKSEADDVIDTIQLSMELEKVRKYICVLDDREKEVIVGRFGLDLKEEKTQREIAKELNISRSYVSRIEKRALMKMFHEFYREEKEKRGK
- a CDS encoding class I SAM-dependent DNA methyltransferase, translated to MSYEGFAYIYDHLMEDVPYDGWVDFLRTHGERYSNGGNRVLDIACGTGEISLKLIESGYDVTGVDLSSDMLMVAREKAERRGVALPLFNQDMSALDGLGSYDVVTIFCDSLNYLETEESVKDTFKSVHAHLEQDGVFLFDVHSLFKMDEIFMESSFTLTDEEVSYIWESFKGEYPHSVEHELTFFVRQEATGLYERVEELHKQRTYPVERYQAWLEEAGFIVKEITADYRDESPTEDSERIFFTCVKNTEA
- the yqeK gene encoding bis(5'-nucleosyl)-tetraphosphatase (symmetrical) YqeK, with translation MNREEALSIVKEHLTEHRYIHTCGVMETAIHLAAKYDADVKKAEVAAIFHDYAKFRDKDEMKEIILSHHLGDDLLDYNAELWHAPVGAYLVEKEVGIDDDEVLEAIRNHTSGKRKMTVLDKVVYLADYIEPNRQFPGVEEVRAMAETSLDEALIASLRNTMTFLMKKNQAIHPDTFRFYNGLIFDRRS